In one window of Oligoflexus sp. DNA:
- a CDS encoding alpha/beta hydrolase family protein produces MTARDHGVRYMDGSSSLTEDPRIPIDFHAELDQGGGSFVAAKSGIYGLAPQALTLYSWNKDGTRFRPVRAQELVLWQTGYDRKIVLARIPPSLGLQIDPRERWLSWISEHGHEEELEIFSRLRQDREVRSVLRVPGFLRNVRWHPDKAMMLYISWPLNDVPWESATLYLADYDMQDLRPVPRVGRPLQPPQLGTVPMSCSEAAFSPCGRYVIALLRTGEWYQFWSYDIAKQKWHQLSHAQSEHAKPPRGAEQPQFALHPHRPLVLGISADKGSSHFVHYHYAQDDYPQRWKAPRTRDSWLDQPRFSPDGRHLSVISASSQSLPGLRSWQYDVDTWYEANRVRLKQPYRTQSQSPLRVSWPSLDGETVHGLLYQPKDVSGPLPLIIAVHGGPVEQVSAGWPAKAKFFTQLGFAFLYVNYRGSWGYGSSYQRALAGRWGQIDAEDVASAVKSLAEQGFIDPTRVGLWGGAAGGMTVLNILIRFPRLIRSAVAVYPFLDLPDILQRCSPLKRAEFKWALGDCTRDEMLARSPLLRAGRIKTPLALFHGAQDKLVPVEQMQQLQNLLEKQGTAVQLKIYEHEGHGWKHETTRYDYARRVTDFFVKSLMESDSRSIALQYGQREQPYQSI; encoded by the coding sequence ATGACCGCACGCGACCATGGCGTCCGCTATATGGACGGCTCGTCATCCTTGACGGAAGATCCCCGAATACCCATCGATTTTCACGCTGAACTTGATCAGGGCGGCGGCAGCTTTGTTGCGGCTAAAAGCGGCATCTACGGTCTGGCTCCCCAGGCTTTGACCCTGTATTCGTGGAACAAAGACGGCACGCGCTTTCGTCCGGTTCGGGCGCAGGAACTTGTGCTCTGGCAAACAGGCTACGATCGCAAGATCGTGCTGGCCCGCATTCCGCCGTCCCTCGGTCTGCAGATTGATCCACGCGAGCGCTGGCTGTCGTGGATCAGCGAACATGGTCACGAAGAGGAACTCGAAATCTTCTCGCGCCTGCGTCAGGATCGCGAGGTTCGCAGTGTTCTGCGAGTGCCTGGCTTTCTCCGCAACGTGCGCTGGCATCCTGACAAGGCCATGATGCTCTATATCTCCTGGCCCTTGAACGACGTGCCTTGGGAGTCCGCAACGCTCTATCTTGCGGACTACGACATGCAGGACTTGCGTCCCGTTCCGCGGGTCGGCCGCCCCCTGCAACCACCACAGCTTGGCACGGTACCCATGAGCTGTTCGGAAGCGGCCTTCAGTCCCTGCGGGCGTTATGTGATCGCGCTTCTGCGAACCGGCGAATGGTATCAATTCTGGTCCTATGACATCGCGAAGCAAAAGTGGCACCAGCTGAGCCACGCGCAATCCGAACACGCCAAGCCCCCGCGCGGCGCCGAGCAACCCCAATTCGCCCTGCATCCTCATCGGCCTCTGGTCCTTGGGATTTCGGCGGATAAAGGCAGTTCGCACTTTGTTCATTATCACTATGCGCAGGATGATTATCCGCAGCGCTGGAAGGCTCCGCGCACCCGCGACAGCTGGCTCGATCAACCACGCTTTTCGCCGGATGGTCGTCATCTGTCGGTGATCAGCGCGTCGAGTCAAAGTCTGCCTGGGCTTCGTTCATGGCAGTACGATGTCGATACCTGGTATGAAGCCAATCGCGTGCGCCTCAAGCAGCCTTATCGCACGCAATCGCAATCACCACTGCGCGTGAGCTGGCCGAGTCTGGACGGCGAAACCGTGCACGGACTCCTTTATCAACCGAAGGATGTGAGTGGGCCTTTGCCGCTGATCATCGCGGTGCACGGGGGGCCTGTTGAACAGGTGAGCGCGGGCTGGCCAGCGAAAGCGAAATTTTTCACGCAGCTCGGCTTTGCGTTCCTTTATGTCAACTATCGCGGCAGCTGGGGATATGGCTCAAGCTATCAAAGGGCTCTGGCCGGACGCTGGGGACAGATTGATGCGGAAGACGTGGCCTCTGCGGTCAAATCCCTCGCGGAACAGGGCTTCATTGATCCCACGCGCGTGGGGCTTTGGGGTGGGGCCGCCGGTGGCATGACTGTCCTGAACATTCTGATTCGCTTCCCCCGCCTGATTCGTTCGGCGGTTGCGGTTTATCCTTTTCTGGATTTGCCGGATATTCTGCAGCGCTGTTCACCGCTCAAACGCGCTGAATTCAAATGGGCGCTCGGCGACTGCACGCGTGACGAGATGCTGGCGCGATCGCCCCTTCTCAGGGCGGGCCGCATCAAGACGCCCTTGGCTCTTTTCCATGGCGCCCAGGATAAACTGGTGCCTGTGGAGCAGATGCAGCAGCTGCAGAACCTCTTGGAAAAACAGGGCACCGCGGTGCAGCTGAAAATTTACGAACATGAAGGTCATGGCTGGAAGCACGAAACCACCCGCTATGATTATGCGCGGCGCGTCACGGACTTTTTTGTGAAGAGTCTGATGGAAAGCGATTCCCGCTCCATCGCCCTGCAATATGGTCAGCGCGAACAACCCTATCAATCCATTTAA
- the bcp gene encoding thioredoxin-dependent thiol peroxidase, producing the protein MSSFLEVGTKAPAFSLQNQDGDTISLKDYKGDKIVVLYFYPKAMTPGCTTQACGIRDSKRRFSSKGIAVLGVSPDTPDKLDKFRVKEKLNFDLLSDPDHAVAEAYGAWGLKKNYGKEYMGVIRSTFIIGKDGKILHVMPKVNTKTHHDDVLDWIQENA; encoded by the coding sequence ATGAGCAGTTTCCTAGAAGTCGGAACCAAAGCCCCCGCTTTTTCGCTCCAGAATCAGGATGGAGACACCATCAGTCTGAAAGATTACAAGGGCGATAAGATCGTGGTGCTTTATTTCTATCCCAAAGCCATGACGCCGGGCTGCACGACCCAGGCCTGCGGTATTCGGGACAGCAAGCGCAGATTCAGCAGCAAAGGCATCGCGGTGCTGGGCGTCAGCCCGGATACACCCGACAAGCTGGATAAGTTTCGCGTCAAGGAAAAGCTCAACTTCGACCTTCTCTCTGATCCTGATCATGCCGTGGCCGAGGCCTATGGGGCCTGGGGCCTGAAAAAGAATTATGGGAAGGAATACATGGGCGTGATCCGCTCCACCTTCATCATTGGCAAGGATGGCAAGATCCTGCACGTGATGCCGAAGGTGAATACCAAAACGCATCACGATGATGTGCTGGATTGGATCCAGGAAAACGCCTGA
- a CDS encoding Kelch repeat-containing protein — protein sequence MKRLRIAALLIGLSPMAAHAQLKNLKPLPQYNFDKDIPVTVGIEPDLPMVTPGGKLGHWGVGNGGDWLRINFARAREYAANIVLRINPNSLSRIQAANIREWILKNQKFLAADILQSEHVWVNEEKPSCAFTVPPGAEGKIPTANPIQLSYPTCRSGASAPLNFMQIAQLLIHEATHHFNADETTADLIAIGIMDAWQSGLMDSLPLGLTNAPPSMQKHTSVWTGESMIVVGGFRDEIPAYLDTAYSYNPATGEWTDLNPPAWFTARGQANAIWTGSEVFIWGGYNSSGQTTTWTFNGALYNPSTKVWTQVAAPDFWKPAQPLVTTYPVQTSVWTGDKVIVWGGYDSSNYALGATFDPATRTWAKMSIGAGAPRTQQGHSAVWTGSSMIVWGGYSGNNVVTDYGAIYNPATDSWKTIADKAQGAPSARAGHQAVWTGNAMVIISGGGTATSTDLTSTGGLYYPATNSWTTYRSELMTERFGHQVVWNGEEILLIGGQSKRLATFFGEVYAFNPFTLRWRILPGSVTPPPRSFSSIVWTGSSALVWGGYAGGNKTQRSGAQYFP from the coding sequence ATGAAAAGGCTTCGAATAGCCGCGCTTTTAATCGGTTTAAGCCCGATGGCGGCGCATGCCCAGCTGAAGAACCTGAAACCATTGCCACAGTACAATTTCGACAAGGACATCCCTGTCACTGTTGGCATCGAACCGGACCTGCCCATGGTCACACCGGGTGGCAAGCTTGGCCACTGGGGTGTTGGCAATGGTGGCGACTGGCTTCGGATCAATTTTGCTCGTGCTCGCGAGTACGCGGCGAATATCGTACTGCGCATCAATCCCAATTCCCTGTCGCGAATTCAAGCGGCTAACATCCGCGAATGGATCCTGAAGAATCAAAAATTTCTGGCCGCGGATATTCTGCAGTCCGAACACGTGTGGGTGAACGAGGAAAAACCTTCCTGCGCGTTCACGGTTCCACCCGGAGCCGAGGGCAAGATCCCGACGGCGAATCCTATTCAGCTGTCGTATCCGACCTGCCGTTCCGGGGCGAGCGCGCCTTTGAACTTCATGCAGATCGCTCAGCTTCTGATTCATGAAGCCACGCATCATTTCAATGCGGATGAAACCACGGCGGACCTGATCGCCATCGGAATCATGGACGCCTGGCAGAGCGGTCTTATGGATTCGCTTCCTTTGGGCCTGACCAATGCACCCCCCAGCATGCAGAAACACACATCTGTGTGGACAGGTGAAAGCATGATCGTGGTCGGCGGTTTCCGTGATGAAATCCCGGCTTATCTCGACACCGCTTATTCCTACAATCCCGCGACGGGAGAGTGGACCGACCTGAATCCTCCCGCCTGGTTCACGGCGCGTGGACAGGCGAACGCGATCTGGACCGGCAGCGAAGTCTTCATCTGGGGCGGCTATAACAGCAGCGGTCAGACGACGACCTGGACTTTCAATGGCGCTCTTTATAACCCAAGCACCAAAGTTTGGACTCAGGTGGCCGCTCCGGATTTCTGGAAGCCCGCGCAGCCCTTGGTCACGACCTATCCTGTGCAGACATCGGTGTGGACAGGTGACAAGGTCATCGTTTGGGGCGGATATGACAGCAGCAACTACGCACTAGGCGCGACCTTCGATCCCGCAACGCGCACCTGGGCGAAGATGAGCATCGGTGCCGGCGCTCCGCGCACGCAGCAGGGTCATTCCGCAGTGTGGACTGGCAGCAGCATGATCGTCTGGGGTGGTTATTCCGGAAACAATGTCGTCACGGATTACGGCGCTATCTATAACCCGGCGACCGACAGCTGGAAGACCATAGCGGACAAAGCTCAGGGCGCACCCTCGGCCCGCGCGGGTCATCAGGCGGTGTGGACGGGGAACGCCATGGTCATCATCAGTGGCGGTGGAACAGCCACCAGCACGGATCTGACATCCACCGGCGGTCTTTATTATCCGGCCACCAACAGCTGGACGACCTATCGCAGTGAGCTCATGACCGAACGCTTTGGCCATCAGGTGGTTTGGAACGGCGAAGAGATCCTTCTGATCGGCGGTCAATCCAAGCGTCTGGCCACGTTCTTTGGTGAAGTCTATGCGTTCAATCCCTTTACCTTGCGCTGGCGCATACTACCGGGTTCGGTGACGCCACCGCCGCGCTCGTTCTCGTCCATCGTTTGGACGGGCAGCAGCGCCCTGGTCTGGGGCGGTTATGCTGGGGGGAATAAAACCCAAAGGTCCGGCGCCCAGTATTTTCCCTGA
- a CDS encoding TIGR02147 family protein encodes MEARATDYRLILQKELTNRCDQNPRYSLRAFARDLKLSPSRLSEILNRKQGLSRGAAQKIAGVLGFDERETQYFCDLVSIKHARSVKEREEAKLRLLKVDFEKERDSRFQLQLDAFKIISDWYHLGILELMKCKDFRHDTKWIARRLGIPLIQIELAVDRLIRVGLLKKEGDQYVAIQEDGWVPGGVPSGSIRKFHRQVLEKAIQAMAVQPVQERLFSTHFLTVDRADLPAAFEAIQDFQRRFCAQFQGEQPRELLYCISMQLFKIVEEGTV; translated from the coding sequence ATGGAAGCAAGAGCTACAGACTATCGTCTGATCCTGCAGAAGGAACTGACGAACCGCTGCGATCAAAATCCACGATATTCGCTGCGTGCCTTCGCTCGTGATCTGAAACTGTCGCCGTCACGACTGAGCGAGATTTTGAATCGGAAGCAGGGTCTTTCGCGAGGAGCCGCGCAAAAAATAGCGGGTGTTCTGGGATTCGACGAAAGGGAAACCCAGTACTTTTGTGACTTAGTGTCCATCAAGCACGCCAGAAGTGTTAAGGAGCGCGAAGAAGCCAAGCTGCGCTTACTCAAGGTGGACTTTGAAAAGGAGCGGGATAGTCGGTTTCAGTTGCAACTCGATGCCTTTAAGATTATTTCTGACTGGTATCACCTCGGAATACTGGAACTCATGAAGTGCAAGGACTTCCGGCACGATACCAAGTGGATCGCCAGACGCCTTGGGATCCCCCTGATCCAAATCGAATTGGCGGTTGATCGTCTGATTCGGGTGGGTCTTTTGAAAAAAGAAGGCGATCAATACGTTGCTATTCAAGAGGACGGTTGGGTGCCAGGGGGTGTTCCCTCGGGCAGTATTCGAAAGTTCCACCGCCAGGTTCTGGAAAAAGCCATTCAGGCCATGGCTGTGCAACCCGTCCAGGAACGCTTGTTTTCGACACATTTTCTGACTGTGGATCGCGCTGATCTTCCCGCGGCTTTCGAGGCCATCCAGGATTTTCAACGTCGTTTCTGCGCTCAGTTTCAGGGCGAACAGCCCAGGGAATTGCTCTACTGCATATCCATGCAACTCTTTAAGATTGTGGAGGAGGGAACGGTATGA
- a CDS encoding energy transducer TonB has protein sequence MDILRQSGLSRTLLIWGASLLIHLSFLSVVQYIPSSEPVKTYKKVSVNVVEKPKPVEAAPPPAPEPKPTEAPKPKPAPQPKATPAQAKPVDNTPPPQPVMGLSKESFAEGGKGSFSAPAGNTTMVPDEGKRLSPEEIRKLDRDLSADARLIDGSFNKPEYTAEAEENSLEGSFVIDVYVDTQGKVVDAELRKKIGYGMDERVLNAARNARFSPRKNPLGQPLAGWTELKIRLTLE, from the coding sequence ATGGACATCTTGCGACAGTCAGGTCTTTCCCGCACCCTTCTCATCTGGGGTGCATCGTTGCTCATTCACCTTTCATTCCTGTCCGTCGTTCAATATATTCCGTCCTCAGAGCCGGTGAAGACCTATAAGAAGGTTTCGGTGAATGTGGTCGAAAAGCCTAAACCCGTGGAAGCTGCGCCACCTCCTGCTCCTGAACCCAAACCTACGGAAGCGCCCAAACCAAAGCCTGCGCCGCAGCCCAAGGCGACTCCGGCCCAGGCCAAACCTGTGGACAACACGCCCCCGCCCCAGCCGGTGATGGGTCTCAGCAAGGAATCCTTCGCGGAAGGCGGCAAAGGCAGCTTCAGCGCCCCGGCCGGCAACACGACCATGGTGCCGGATGAAGGCAAGCGCCTGTCCCCGGAAGAGATAAGGAAACTCGATCGCGATCTGAGCGCCGACGCGAGGCTCATAGATGGCAGTTTCAACAAGCCCGAATACACAGCGGAAGCCGAGGAAAATAGCCTGGAAGGGTCCTTTGTGATCGACGTCTATGTCGATACGCAAGGCAAGGTGGTCGATGCCGAGCTTAGGAAAAAAATCGGCTACGGCATGGATGAAAGAGTTTTGAATGCCGCGCGCAATGCCCGCTTTTCACCGCGCAAGAACCCCCTGGGGCAGCCGCTCGCAGGATGGACGGAACTGAAAATCAGACTGACCCTGGAATAA
- a CDS encoding TldD/PmbA family protein: MEWKQGRDICFKVLDMARDLGVQQCDVILERGKSFSLNAQQGRIDKSKVTSTQVIGIRVLQDQRAGIAASESLEDPALRLLVKQALETSRYSSPDPYQAIEQKNPKDLIEIQPGMNQPDDASVKEKVDLALRLENEVLTRDQRIRNAPYNGYADGEGEHFYANHLGTFCYQKERSFSCYTSALASEGSTQSMYSGSSVSRTFQGLDPVYCVKQSAETALNLLSAKAVPTGRYDVIFDIDEWQSLMGAFLGAFSAKAAMEGTAYYREKLGQSIASSEITIRDCPQYKDGFSYSGFDDEGVIRKDLVLVEKGVMKSMFHNSATARYFKKPNTGHGARGPRGSLGTSSTQLVLDPGRTGVKDLYGGTVLKVISLKGLHSGTNAISGYFSLAVEGLLMRGGKTEQYVKDVTLSGNFYEILQQIQAVGDKVEPSSSWSFFSPEIRFGGLSVAGS; this comes from the coding sequence ATGGAATGGAAACAAGGACGAGACATTTGTTTCAAAGTCCTCGACATGGCCCGCGATCTGGGTGTGCAGCAGTGTGATGTGATCCTGGAACGCGGTAAATCCTTCTCTTTGAATGCCCAGCAGGGGCGCATCGATAAATCCAAGGTGACAAGCACCCAGGTCATCGGCATTCGCGTGCTGCAGGATCAAAGGGCGGGAATCGCCGCCAGTGAATCCCTGGAAGACCCGGCCCTGAGGCTGCTCGTCAAGCAGGCTCTTGAAACCTCGCGTTATTCGAGCCCCGATCCCTACCAGGCGATCGAACAGAAAAATCCCAAGGACCTGATTGAAATCCAGCCGGGCATGAATCAACCCGATGATGCCTCGGTGAAGGAAAAAGTCGACCTGGCCCTGCGCCTCGAAAATGAAGTCCTGACGCGGGACCAACGCATACGCAATGCGCCGTATAACGGCTATGCCGATGGTGAGGGCGAGCATTTCTATGCGAATCACCTCGGGACCTTTTGCTATCAGAAGGAGCGCAGTTTTTCCTGCTACACCTCGGCTCTGGCCAGCGAAGGCTCGACGCAGTCGATGTATTCGGGTTCCAGCGTCAGTCGCACGTTCCAAGGACTGGATCCCGTCTACTGCGTGAAGCAGAGCGCGGAAACAGCCCTGAACCTTTTGAGCGCGAAAGCCGTCCCTACCGGGCGCTATGATGTGATCTTCGATATTGATGAATGGCAGAGCCTCATGGGGGCATTCCTGGGGGCCTTTTCCGCCAAGGCCGCGATGGAGGGCACCGCCTATTACCGTGAAAAGCTGGGGCAGAGCATTGCCTCAAGTGAGATCACGATTCGCGACTGTCCTCAGTATAAGGATGGTTTTTCTTATAGCGGCTTCGATGATGAAGGCGTGATTCGCAAAGACCTCGTGCTGGTGGAAAAGGGCGTGATGAAGAGCATGTTCCACAACAGCGCCACCGCCCGCTATTTCAAAAAGCCGAACACCGGACATGGGGCCCGCGGTCCCCGTGGATCGCTCGGCACGAGCAGCACGCAGCTGGTCCTCGATCCCGGTCGCACGGGAGTCAAAGACCTTTACGGCGGCACCGTCCTTAAGGTGATTTCCCTGAAAGGCCTTCATTCGGGAACCAACGCCATCTCGGGTTATTTCTCCCTTGCGGTGGAAGGTCTTCTGATGCGGGGAGGCAAAACCGAGCAGTACGTGAAGGATGTGACGCTCTCGGGTAACTTCTATGAAATCCTGCAGCAGATCCAGGCCGTCGGTGACAAGGTGGAACCCAGCTCGTCGTGGAGTTTCTTCAGTCCCGAGATCCGTTTTGGTGGACTCAGCGTCGCAGGCAGTTAA
- a CDS encoding alpha/beta hydrolase, which yields MKLAQTLREEIVRSIPAHWKENFGEDFYEQYLKLRLKFLKARVEWYGAEHKIEYMIAEQGRAERLIFLPGFADTKENFYNSAQFLVNEFDVMVPDLPGFGRSFKRKGETYNLSNYKKWMVEFIESTGWTDFHLVGNSLGGAVAVDLALVMPEKIKSLTLVDCAGVVLRDQPSIYREFLEGRNIFSIHSELQFDYFLNRVFHTPPVIPPFVWNHLYREFQKHSKWHNKVLSDLLEGVSTLDDPRLDEFTLNHRLKHIAVPTMIVWGDEDTFFPPATADFIHSQIPGSVLYLLADRGHGPQVEAPLQFAQLIKKFMRRQLR from the coding sequence ATGAAACTGGCCCAGACTTTGCGCGAGGAAATTGTCCGAAGCATTCCAGCTCACTGGAAGGAGAACTTCGGCGAGGATTTCTATGAGCAGTATCTGAAGCTGCGTCTTAAATTTCTGAAAGCCCGCGTGGAGTGGTATGGGGCCGAGCACAAGATTGAATACATGATCGCGGAGCAGGGGCGGGCGGAAAGATTGATCTTCCTGCCAGGCTTCGCGGATACCAAGGAGAATTTCTACAACTCCGCCCAATTCCTGGTGAATGAATTCGATGTGATGGTGCCCGATCTGCCAGGCTTCGGCCGCAGCTTCAAACGCAAGGGCGAGACCTATAACCTTTCCAACTATAAAAAGTGGATGGTGGAATTCATCGAATCCACGGGCTGGACGGATTTCCATCTGGTCGGCAACTCGCTCGGTGGTGCGGTGGCCGTGGATCTTGCGCTGGTCATGCCGGAAAAAATCAAATCCCTCACGCTGGTCGATTGCGCCGGCGTGGTGCTGAGGGATCAGCCGTCCATCTATAGGGAGTTCCTGGAAGGGCGGAATATCTTTTCCATCCATTCCGAGCTTCAGTTCGATTACTTCTTAAACCGTGTGTTTCACACGCCGCCGGTGATTCCGCCCTTCGTTTGGAATCATCTCTATCGCGAGTTCCAGAAACATTCGAAGTGGCACAACAAGGTTCTGTCTGATCTTCTGGAAGGGGTGTCCACCCTGGATGATCCACGTCTCGATGAATTCACTCTCAATCATCGTTTGAAACATATCGCAGTGCCCACCATGATCGTGTGGGGAGACGAGGATACGTTCTTTCCGCCAGCCACCGCGGATTTCATTCACAGCCAGATTCCAGGGTCGGTCCTTTACCTGCTCGCCGATCGCGGGCATGGTCCTCAGGTCGAGGCCCCTTTGCAATTCGCTCAGCTCATCAAGAAATTCATGCGCCGTCAGCTGCGCTGA
- a CDS encoding YbaN family protein, with protein sequence MGEKEREEIDYSHEVRLIQSRTGRYAMIGLAMFFLLLGFIGVFTPIMPTMPFVLLSAVCFARSSPRFYNWLMNHQWFGPSLRDWKTTGGIRRKNKILAISLLGFSMTPTVVFIIPIMGVKILMTVIGLCVAAFIATRPDPDRVNGQPLDP encoded by the coding sequence TTGGGCGAGAAAGAGCGGGAAGAGATCGACTATAGTCACGAGGTGCGGCTGATTCAGTCCCGCACCGGCCGCTATGCGATGATCGGTCTTGCCATGTTTTTTCTGCTGCTCGGGTTCATCGGCGTTTTCACTCCGATCATGCCGACGATGCCTTTCGTGCTTTTATCAGCCGTCTGCTTCGCCCGCAGTTCTCCCCGCTTTTACAACTGGCTCATGAATCACCAGTGGTTCGGTCCTTCGCTCAGGGATTGGAAGACCACCGGCGGCATTCGTCGGAAAAATAAAATACTGGCCATCAGTCTTCTCGGTTTCTCCATGACGCCCACCGTGGTCTTCATCATTCCCATCATGGGCGTCAAGATTCTGATGACGGTCATCGGCCTTTGCGTGGCCGCCTTCATTGCCACCCGTCCGGATCCGGATCGGGTGAACGGTCAGCCTCTGGACCCTTGA
- a CDS encoding ATP-binding protein, with protein sequence MEGSNGEKLLVSDAMDGQTWTMACDIKVEDALTQLLQKQMESCVVVDKNGTLRGCLDLRDLSAAHMDGRKRKTLADILTQPPFQVSPQAELLATLNEMKKRGLRTVAVADGAKLVGELRFSSIGSRLPALVERREKEIEELREDRDRKDEYLGLVSHDMRAPLTVIALSTDYLLSEESAKSLNQDQKSFVERIRRNGEQASSMIHDILDVVRLEHGFRLEYHVVRFADLLNESIQNLQVIAAKKKITFQITHDQDIQVNLDPNRMRQVIENVIINAIKFSPQGGQVSIRSWLAQKADGAHLAFQVRDQGQGIRKEDEAKIFEAFVQTGTAKQSKEGIGLGLAIVRKFVEFHQGTIELDGGWQKGASITISLPNASLATSIAPQSQAAPQGPVILLVEDDESIREFYKQSLEDYKYHVLEAGDGAEAFALLQKNHVDLVLSDIRMPNVDGLELLARIRTSGNTMPVILCSGYYVGLENDLTRSDHRPNRIIDKPFKVKDMVEAIEEQLRRLKQAS encoded by the coding sequence ATGGAAGGCAGTAACGGGGAAAAATTACTGGTGAGCGATGCCATGGACGGCCAGACATGGACCATGGCGTGCGACATCAAAGTTGAAGATGCCCTTACGCAGCTTCTGCAAAAGCAGATGGAAAGCTGCGTCGTGGTCGATAAGAACGGGACCCTTCGTGGCTGCCTGGACCTGCGCGATCTCAGTGCCGCCCACATGGACGGGCGTAAGCGTAAAACCCTGGCTGATATCCTCACGCAGCCCCCTTTCCAGGTCAGTCCCCAGGCGGAGCTTCTGGCTACTCTGAACGAAATGAAGAAGCGTGGCCTTCGCACGGTGGCGGTTGCCGATGGCGCGAAACTCGTGGGCGAATTGCGCTTCAGCAGTATCGGATCCCGTCTGCCCGCGCTGGTGGAACGCCGGGAAAAAGAGATTGAAGAGCTGCGGGAAGATCGGGACAGGAAGGATGAATACCTGGGCCTTGTCTCCCACGATATGCGGGCGCCGCTCACGGTCATCGCGCTTTCCACGGATTATCTTTTATCGGAAGAAAGCGCCAAGTCGCTCAATCAGGATCAGAAGTCCTTCGTTGAAAGGATCCGGCGCAATGGAGAACAGGCCTCGTCGATGATTCATGACATCCTGGATGTCGTGCGTCTTGAACATGGCTTCCGTCTTGAGTATCACGTCGTGCGCTTCGCGGACCTCTTGAACGAAAGCATCCAGAATCTCCAGGTCATCGCGGCGAAAAAGAAAATCACCTTCCAGATCACCCATGATCAGGATATTCAGGTGAATCTGGACCCCAATCGCATGCGCCAGGTTATTGAAAACGTCATCATCAATGCGATAAAATTCTCTCCACAGGGTGGTCAGGTCTCTATCCGCAGCTGGCTCGCGCAGAAAGCCGATGGCGCGCATCTGGCGTTCCAGGTCCGCGATCAGGGCCAGGGCATTCGGAAAGAGGATGAGGCCAAAATTTTCGAGGCCTTCGTGCAGACCGGCACAGCCAAGCAGAGCAAGGAAGGCATTGGCCTCGGCCTTGCGATCGTGCGCAAGTTCGTGGAGTTCCACCAGGGTACGATTGAACTCGATGGCGGTTGGCAAAAAGGGGCGAGCATCACCATCTCCTTGCCAAATGCCTCGCTGGCCACCTCGATCGCGCCGCAGTCGCAGGCCGCGCCCCAGGGACCTGTTATCCTTCTGGTCGAGGATGATGAGTCCATCCGTGAATTCTATAAGCAGTCGCTTGAAGACTATAAATACCATGTTCTGGAAGCCGGTGACGGAGCGGAGGCATTCGCCCTTCTGCAAAAAAATCATGTAGACCTCGTGCTCTCTGATATCCGCATGCCGAACGTCGATGGCCTCGAACTCCTGGCCCGCATTCGGACCTCGGGCAACACCATGCCCGTGATTCTCTGCAGTGGTTACTACGTGGGTCTTGAGAATGATTTGACCCGCAGCGATCATAGACCCAATCGCATCATTGATAAGCCTTTCAAAGTGAAGGACATGGTGGAAGCGATTGAAGAGCAGCTGCGACGCTTGAAGCAGGCTTCGTAA